In the genome of Drosophila pseudoobscura strain MV-25-SWS-2005 chromosome 3, UCI_Dpse_MV25, whole genome shotgun sequence, one region contains:
- the LOC4803548 gene encoding keratin, type I cytoskeletal 9 → MAACFILSALLLASPAVWGKPSFGREHVHIRIHLPESGGDHHGGGGGGGGYEIHSHDGGHGGGGGGGGYEIHSHDGGHGGGGGGGSYEIHSHDDGHGGGGGGGGHVSTYAIITENHGGSGGYSSGGHGSGGYSSGGHGSGGYSSGGYSSGGHGSGGYSAGGHGSGHDDAQIAAIAAAAGSSSHGSSGAGGYSSGGHSSGGYSSGGYNSGHDSGHAIANIAAIAASADTSSHGSSGAGGYSSGGYSSGGYSSGGGYSSGGHDDAHIAAIAASAGSGAGGYNSGDYSSGGYSSGGHGSGGYSSGGGSSYDSQVVTAAVASSGGYSGGSHGGASSGGGDGYNYSPPAVGGWSGSASNWS, encoded by the exons ATGGCAGCTTGTTTCATT TTGAGCGCGCTCTTGCTGGCCAGTCCGGCGGTATGGGGCAAGCCCTCATTTGGACGGGAGCACGTCCACATTCGCATCCACCTGCCCGAGAGCGGGGGAGATCATCACggaggcggtggtggcggcggaggcTATGAGATTCACTCCCATGATGGTGGGCATggaggcggtggtggcggcggaggcTATGAGATTCACTCCCATGACGGTGGGCATGGAggaggtggcggcggcggcagctatGAGATTCACTCCCATGACGATGGACATggcggtggaggaggtggaggaggccACGTCAGTACCTATGCCATTATTACCGAGAATCACGGCGGATCTGGTGGCTACAGCTCTGGCGGGCACGGATCCGGAGGATACAGCTCTGGCGGACACGGCTCCGGAGGATACAGTTCCGGAGGCTACAGCTCTGGCGGACACGGCTCCGGAGGATACAGCGCTGGGGGACATGGCTCTGGCCACGATGATGCTCAGATTGCGGCAATTGCAGCTGCCGCTGGCTCTTCCTCTCACGGTTCATCGGGTGCTGGAGGATACAGCTCTGGCGGACACAGTTCCGGAGGCTACAGTTCCGGTGGCTACAACTCCGGACACGATTCTGGTCATGCTATAGCTAATATTGCGGCTATTGCAGCTAGCGCTGATACCTCCTCCCACGGCTCTTCGGGTGCTGGCGGATACAGCAGCGGAGGCTACAGCTCGGGAGGCTACAGCTCGGGGGGAGGCTACAGCTCTGGCGGACACGATGATGCCCATATTGCAGCCATTGCAGCTAGCGCGGGCTCTGGCGCTGGAGGATACAACAGCGGAGACTACAGCTCCGGGGGTTACAGCTCCGGCGGACACGGCTCTGGGGGCTACAGTTCCGGCGGAGGAAGCAGCTACGATAGCCAGGTGGTgactgctgctgtcgcttcCAGCGGAGGATATAGCGGTGGCTCTCATGGCGGTGCATCCTCCGGGGGTGGGGACGGTTACAATTACTCGCCCCCCGCCGTCGGTGGCTGGTCGGGATCTGCCTCCAACTGGTCGTAG
- the Tpc2 gene encoding mitochondrial thiamine pyrophosphate carrier isoform X2, which translates to MPDNTPLVQLLQALGGGVAGGLTRTLVQPFDVIKIRFQMQVEPVGKHGYESKYQGLLHAFRSIYKEEGLRGIWRGHNSGQVLSITYAVVQFWSYEQLRVKAHKMPFFDDRPLLLYFVCGGLAGCLGTVAAQPFDVIRTQVVAADPTSKRSRMSSLRGVHFVHSTEGLRGLSRGLVFTLAQIFPLVGANFLIYKYLNALVLFIVKKSNPDHNIPGPCLFVNGALAGVSSKLLVYPADLMKKRMQLHGFHQDRQTFGRNPICPTAKQCFMTTLKGPGRAASEGREGQERRT; encoded by the exons ATGCCTGATAATACTCCGCTCGTACAGTTGCTGCAAGCCTTAGGCGGCGGTGTCGCTGGGGGCTTGACTAGGACCTTGGTGCAGCCGTTCGACGTGATCAAAATTCGCTTTCAGATGCAAGTGGAGCCGGTGGGCAAGCACGGATACGAATCGAAGTACCAGGGTCTGCTGCACGCCTTTCGTAGCATATACAAAGAGGAGGGACTACGGGGAATCTGGCGTGGTCATAACTCCGGCCAGGTGCTGAGCATTACCTATGCAGTCGTGCAGTTCTGGTCGTACGAGCAGCTTCGAGTCAAGGCCCACAAGATGCCCTTCTTCGACGACCGACCGCTACTCTTGTACTTTGTATGCGGGGGATTGGCCGGATGTCTGGGCACCGTGGCTGCCCAGCCCTTCGATGTAATCCGCACTCAAGTGGTGGCCGCCGATCCCACCAGCAAGAGGAGTCGCATGAGCTCCCTGAGAGGTGTACACTTCGTACACTCTACCGAAGGATTGCGAGGCTTGTCCCGTGGCTTGGTCTTTACCCTGGCGCAGATCTTTCCGCTAGTAGGTGCCAACTTTCTCATCTACAAGTACCTGAACGCCCTTGTCCTCTTTATTGTCAAGAAGTCAAATCCCGACCACAACATTCCTGGTCCCTGCCTCTTCGTCAATGGTGCCCTCGCCGGGGTGTCGTCCAAGTTACTGGTCTATCCAGCAGATCTGATGAAGAAGCGCATGCAGCTGCACGGTTTTCACCAGGATCGACAAACGTTCGGTCGGAATCCCATTTGTCCGACGGCAAAGCAATGCTTCATGACCACCTTAAAGG GACCGGGAAGAGCAGCGTCTGAAGGAAGAGAAGGCCAAGAGCGCCGCACCTAA
- the Tpc2 gene encoding mitochondrial thiamine pyrophosphate carrier isoform X1: MPDNTPLVQLLQALGGGVAGGLTRTLVQPFDVIKIRFQMQVEPVGKHGYESKYQGLLHAFRSIYKEEGLRGIWRGHNSGQVLSITYAVVQFWSYEQLRVKAHKMPFFDDRPLLLYFVCGGLAGCLGTVAAQPFDVIRTQVVAADPTSKRSRMSSLRGVHFVHSTEGLRGLSRGLVFTLAQIFPLVGANFLIYKYLNALVLFIVKKSNPDHNIPGPCLFVNGALAGVSSKLLVYPADLMKKRMQLHGFHQDRQTFGRNPICPTAKQCFMTTLKGEGISGFYKGVSPTLLKSGLSSAFYFTFYDYINRYVIHPMQDREEQRLKEEKAKSAAPKKAGWT, from the coding sequence ATGCCTGATAATACTCCGCTCGTACAGTTGCTGCAAGCCTTAGGCGGCGGTGTCGCTGGGGGCTTGACTAGGACCTTGGTGCAGCCGTTCGACGTGATCAAAATTCGCTTTCAGATGCAAGTGGAGCCGGTGGGCAAGCACGGATACGAATCGAAGTACCAGGGTCTGCTGCACGCCTTTCGTAGCATATACAAAGAGGAGGGACTACGGGGAATCTGGCGTGGTCATAACTCCGGCCAGGTGCTGAGCATTACCTATGCAGTCGTGCAGTTCTGGTCGTACGAGCAGCTTCGAGTCAAGGCCCACAAGATGCCCTTCTTCGACGACCGACCGCTACTCTTGTACTTTGTATGCGGGGGATTGGCCGGATGTCTGGGCACCGTGGCTGCCCAGCCCTTCGATGTAATCCGCACTCAAGTGGTGGCCGCCGATCCCACCAGCAAGAGGAGTCGCATGAGCTCCCTGAGAGGTGTACACTTCGTACACTCTACCGAAGGATTGCGAGGCTTGTCCCGTGGCTTGGTCTTTACCCTGGCGCAGATCTTTCCGCTAGTAGGTGCCAACTTTCTCATCTACAAGTACCTGAACGCCCTTGTCCTCTTTATTGTCAAGAAGTCAAATCCCGACCACAACATTCCTGGTCCCTGCCTCTTCGTCAATGGTGCCCTCGCCGGGGTGTCGTCCAAGTTACTGGTCTATCCAGCAGATCTGATGAAGAAGCGCATGCAGCTGCACGGTTTTCACCAGGATCGACAAACGTTCGGTCGGAATCCCATTTGTCCGACGGCAAAGCAATGCTTCATGACCACCTTAAAGGGTGAGGGCATCTCCGGCTTTTATAAGGGGGTTAGCCCCACACTCCTTAAGTCCGGCTTATCCAGTGCCTTCTACTTCACTTTCTATGACTACATTAACCGCTACGTCATCCATCCTATGCAGGACCGGGAAGAGCAGCGTCTGAAGGAAGAGAAGGCCAAGAGCGCCGCACCTAAAAAGGCCGGCTGGACCTAA